The Manis javanica isolate MJ-LG chromosome 14, MJ_LKY, whole genome shotgun sequence genomic interval CATGCCAAATAATTCTAAGCTCTGGACATGTACTAAATttgaatgaaacaatgaaattCAAGATTTGGGAAATATTATTGGCCATTGTCCATGAACTGCAAAAATGGAAGATGGCTCAGCCATGCAAGAAACAAACATGAGAAAAGATGGATACAAAGAATAGCCTTTTAAAGACCCATAATAATATGCCAGTAAAGGGGGAAAAGGGTAAAATGTAGTTGATCCAAGGCCACTGATTTATATGCATTTTCTGGGAAATGTCAGTGTTGTAACAGGCCTAGCACTCCCCAAGGTGGCAAGTATGGAATAGTCATGATTTGAACTTTTGGAGTCAGTGATAGGTTGAGCCAATGCTTAGACTTAGACTTCTTTGGATGTAAAAGTTTACTTAGTATATTTGAGACTGTCTCTCCATTAACAAATTGTTAATATTAAGTAGATATTGAAATACAACAATGTTATGAATAATTTCCTATGTAAGAAACCGATCAAATCATAGTTTGGATCACGGCTGACACTGAATATGGTGCTATGATGATGGTGGCAAGTGTGGCATTTGGGAAACAGAAGGCGGGGAATTAAACACACGGTACTTAAAGGGTGGATAGTTAAGTTTTAGTTTGTTGTGGAGAAGCAGGGCTTTCAAACAGAGAGGTGGTGATCAACATGTTAATCTTTTATCTTAATATCTTACATGAGGTAAGTTTCTGTGATAGAGCCATGCCACAATTAATAGCAACTTAAGAAAACAGtgctattttaagaaattaaatttcttttaaggaaaaaaaattgaccaACGGAAATCTTCCCTTCCAAGGTTCACATCAATGAGACAAATTCCTCTTGAACATGCTGTGGTGAAGAGCAGTTTTATGTTTCTCCAAACTTTTATAATCTTctcaaaaattgaaataaatggtttttctggaaaaataattgaaaattatgcaacacataaatctgttgctaGTCTTGAATGTAATGGAAATGTCAACTTTTTATAAAAGTGTAGAAACTCTTAACTCATTTTCTGCACTTATGTtgtgaagacaaatgaaaagcaaTCATGCATTTTTACTGCTCCACAGACCGAAGGGCAAGGAGTCAAATTTCCATTTTGTACCAATATCGAGGCAAAATATGTTGTCCAATATctaatgaaaataaacaactcTCACTGTGAATTTATCACTACCAAGAATTTTACATGTCACTTAAGTTAATTCTCATTAAAGCAGTAAACCTCAAGAGTTCAATTTATTGAGACAAGAAAGCAGCAGTTCTATGTATTATATTGAAATACTAGGGTTTAAAAGCACACTTCCTAGAAGTTTTGATCTTTTTTGTACTCCAGCATGTTAATAAGCTTATAGAGAGagataagtacatgaaaagaacaATGGtggaaatttccaaaaaaaaaaaaggccgaacttttaagataaaaaataagctGTGAAAGAAATTAAGctaactttctttctttcttttttctttttcacatcttCCATGGGTTTTCTCTTTTGCCTTCCTGGTCAACCAGCATTTCCAGAAATGGCCAATTCCACCATGGTGACTGAGTTTCTCCTCATGGGCTTTGCTGAAGTGCTGGAGTTAAGGGTCCTACATGCCCTGTTATTCCTACTGATGTACTTGGCCACCCTGCTAGGGAATCTCCTCATCATCTCTGCCACCACTCTGGACCAGAaccttcacacacccatgtacttcttcctcaggaacCTGTCCATCTTAGACATGagctacatttctgtcactgtcccCAATGCCTGTGTCAACTCCCTCACCAACAAAACGACCATTTCAAGGGCTGGCTGCGCAGCTCAGATCTTCCTGGTCATTTATTGTGCATTTGTGGAGCTTCTGTTCCTCACTGTCATGGCCtgtgaccgctatgtggccatctgccagcccctGCACTACCCCGTCATCATGAACCACCAGTTCTGTGTCTGGACaacactggtctccctgctcagTGGCCTCATCTATGCAGGTGTGCACACAGGGAACATGTTCCGGCTGTCCTTCTGTCACAATGTGGTCTATCAGTTCTTCTGTGATGTCCCCTCCCTGCTGAGGCTCTCCTGCTCTGACACCTTCAGCAATGAGCTCTTAATTCTTATCTCTGCCGTGGGGATTGGTGGTGGCTGCTTTATCTTCATTGCCATGTCGTACCTCTGCATATTTTCCACTGTGCTCAAGTTTCCGACCAGAGAGCGAGGCAAGGCCTTCTCCACGTgtgtccctcacctccttgtGTTCTCTGTCTTCCTCGGTTCTGGAAGCAGTGTGTGCCTAAGGCCTTCAGAAGCCTCTGATACAGTTCTGGACatgattctttctgtattttataccGTTGTTCCCCCACTCTTGAATCCTATCATCTACAGTCTTAGAAACAAACACGTAAAGGGTGCTCTGAAGAAAGTAGTATTAAGAAAGACTTCTTCAGGAAAATTATGAAGTTACTTTAGAATTATTCACTGTCACTCAGTGAGATTCAAACTTCTATAAATACAGTACTGTATGTGTTATACACATCAGtctgacattttttttccaaggTACCTTGTGTTCTTTAATATGAGAGGATGGACCCATGGAACATGACTTGGGTTTAGTGATGTGATACTTAAGGTATTGACAGTCTGTCCGGCGGGTCTTTTACTCATGATTTCTATAAGTTTTCTTCCAGAAGATTGCATTTCCTAGatgttctcttatttttattattgttcaaGGGTAACATTAATTTTAGTCAAATTTGATGTGGGGAGgctaataattattaaaataataaattctgagTCATATATTTTAATACTACTCTTTTCAATTTATCTCTGCCCTCTTTCATTTTACCATAGTCAAGCATGAAGAATAAAGGAGTATCTTCAATATCTAATGTGAATGTCGGTTTAGCTACATCACTCTGTTCACAGAATTTATTTTCTACTGTCCACATTACTGCAGAAAGCAATGTCCTAAGTTTCTTCACAACATAGAACATCACCCCTCCTGCAGTTCCTGACAAGCTCTTCCTCACTTTTCCCCAAGCCCAGTGGCAGCCTCACCCAACAACATGAGACTTCCAAGAATGCCAGGCAGTTTCCACTTCTGTCAAGTTTCCTCACAATCCCAGTATTCTGAAggaaatcttttttattattattatagcatCATCCCACCTACAAGTACCATAAATTATAGTAAATATAAATTCTGCTTCATAAATTCCCTCAGAGAAGAGTAAGTTCAGTTCAAACAATGAATGTGTAAAATTTCatggtttctgtgagtcaggagtACAGGAGACTTCTCACGGTGTCGCTAACAAGGCTTCTCATTTGCTTGCTGTCAAGGTTTTGGAAAGGGTTTTAATTTCACCTGAAACTGTAAATGGTGATGGGGAATCTCCCTTCAAAACTCACTACATACTGGTGTGAGGCCACAGGACCTAACCACACGGGCCCACCCACGGGAGATTCCCTCAGCATGGCAGATGACTTACCTCGGCACAAGCTACTGAAGGGGTGAGAGGAGCAGTGCAATGGGGGCAGCCAGGAGGGAAGCCAGAACCCTTTATTACCTAATATCATAAGCGGCAACTCATGATTAATGCTGTCTTCCAACTGAGTCCTTATATTACAGCCCCACTAAAGGCAAAGTGTTGACATGAAAGCATGAATGTTAACAGAGCATCCTCCTGCAGGGCTGTACTCCAGCTCAAGGGGACGCTGGTGACAGCCAGTGGGACCCCTGGTACGAGGACATGGGAATGAGATTTGGGGACACTGGTGGGTGACTTACAGGGCAGAATATCAGAGGAATGAGCTGTCCATGAAAAGAGATCTGGAAATCTTCAGATTTCTCTGCAGCTTTCCACAGTGTGTTCTGTTAACACTTGAAGAAACTACCCaatctaaatgaaaataaaacataatcaaaaagaagaggaagatgtATTCACATTGTCAAGGAAGAGCGTCTGTACTCAATAGTCTTAGAACGGAAATGCTCATCATCTTGGAAGGAATTTTTTCAGTCACTAAAAGAATCAGATCTAGAATAAATACTGCACTGTTCCTGGACAAAAATCTTGAAAGACCTAAAGCAAAAAGATGTTTCCAAAATCATAGTTATAAATCTAATCAATGATCAAGTATATTCATATGAACACAAAGTATCAGCATCAAATTAGGTAAACTGCACAATATCTGGAATCCAATTAGGGATTAAaagtcatgcacacacacacacaaaaaaaaaacaaaatgtcaagaaataagaagaaaagttCATCAAGACTGATTCAACTTAAGCAGATATTAGCATTAGCAGGCAAGCAAATGCAAGGAAATGCAGAAATATCTCTGGCATGTGTTTTGAAAGCAATGTGGATATATGGGGGATATAAAAAGACCTTTGGGTAACttctaaagattttaaaaaattcactatgTGTGATAAAAATTATAGTGACTGGAATTAATGATAGATTAGAAATTGGacattaatttatatgaaatcataaaaagtGAAACTATGGAAAGGAatacagaaagaataagaaatgttATATACAAGGAGAGTATCAGTAAACAGGATATATCAAAGAGCCATCAGTACATTTAAATACCGTATCTACATAGGATAAGGGGATGATAtctcatgtcttatatttaagtttttagTGTATGgtattagacagtaatccagtttccttttcttacttgtaactgtccagttttcccaataccagctattgaagagTCTCTTTTTACTCAATTGtacattcttgcctcctttgtcatatatttgtTGACCATACATTTGCGAGCTTATTTTTTCTGGGGTCTccattctgctccattgatctatgggtccaTTCTTCTTGTGTCAGCACCACACTGTTACGATTACTGTAGCTTGATATCAGGGAgctctatttttctttcctaagatTCCCTTGGCTATTTTGGATCTTTTGTAGttctaaataaattttagaattattcaatcttgttcactgaaaaatgccataggtattttgatagaaattatattgaatctgtaaattgctttgggaaaactgaatttaaaaaatacataaaaataatcatcTATCACAATCAATTGagacttattccagggattcaaggacaGTATAATATTCATGTATCTATCACTGTGAAaaaacacattaacaaaaggaaggataaaaactatgTGAACATCCCAATAGAtgccaaaaagcatttgacaggattcaacatccattcatgaaaaacaCTTTCAACAAAGGGTTACAGAGAAAACATACTTCCAAATATTAAAAGCCATATAAATTAAAGCCAAAGCTAAAACcacactcagtggtgaaaagcttttcctctcagatcaggaacaagacagagatgcccactctcacaacttttattcagcatagtactggaagtcctagccatggcagtcagacatgtaaaataaataaaaggcatccaaattagcaaggaagaagttaaactgtcattatttgaagatgacatgatattatagaCAGAAAACCTAAAAGGTCCACAAAAACCTATTAGAGCTAGTAActggatttagcaaagttgcaggatacaaaattaatatacagaaatttgttgcattgcTATGTATTTATAATTAACTAGcataaacagaaatcaggaaaatattgcATTGAAAATTGtatccaaaaagaataaaacatgtaggaataaacctaaccaaggaggtgaaagacctgtactctaaaaactgtaagaccctgatgaaagaaattgaaggagaCACAAATTGATGGGATTGTAAATTTTTTATAATTGATGAACCAATAATGATACATTAACAAAAACCTGCATTTTACATAAGATTTTGCTCTTTGTATTTTACAGCTCTGTGAGTCTTAACAAGCTCATATGTCATGAATTCACTTGGCAGTATCATATAGAGTTTTTGACTTCCCTAAATCCCATTTCACCTATTAACCTAATtattaaaagttatattttagtgtttttttgaCCAGTTTTCATGTTTGATAAAGtttaaggaaaatttaaaatataggatgaatgaatgattcataattgcaaagagagataaaagttAATATACAATTTATCTGTTATAAAACTTACTAGATCTAAAGGAGAAAACTGGAAaggtaaatatttatcaaacaatAGCAGTCTTTAGGAGTAATGTTTCAGGAATGAGGGAATGTGTGTTTTTGGAGaggaaaaacaattatatttttttccatattgagATGATATACTGATTGTCacttagaaataaatcacacCCTTAAAGTTGGAAATAGACAAGAAAACTAATCTGGAAGCATTGTCAACTCACCTCATCAAAGAGGAAATGCATTGAAATAATGATAATCTTCTTAATAAAACCTCATAGTTCTCTGTACAGCCTCCTTTATCTGCTGATTTCTAAGACTATAAATAACAGGGTTCGAGAGGGGAGGGACTATACTGCAGAGCATGGATGTGACCGTGTCCTGAATTGTGGGCGGGGTGGAGCTTGGCTTCACACGCACGGCAGCGGCTGAGCTGTCAGACACTGTTACCACAAGGGTTTGAGGGACACAGGTAGAAAAGGCCTTTCCTCGCTCTCTTCCGGTTGGAGCCCTGAGCACAGTAGCAAATATGTGAACATAAGACACAGCGATGAAGGCAAAGCAGCCACCTGCAATCCCCACAGAACAGACAAAAATGGCGATTTCATTGCTGAAGGTGTCAGAGCAGGAGAGCCTCAGCAGGGAGGGGGTGTCACGGAAGAGCTGGTGGACCACGTTGGACTGACAGAAGGACGGCCAGAATGTGTTGCCAGTGTGGAACCCTGAGTTGACCACAGCACTGAGGATGGAGGCCACGGTCATCTGGACACAGACCCAAGGGCTCATGACTGCAGGGTAGCGGAGGGGCAGGCAGACGGCCACATAGCGGTCACAGGCCATGACGGTGAGACACAGCAGCTCTGGTAAAGTGAAGACCAGCACCAGGAAGATCTGAGCTGCACATCCAGGTACGGAGATCACCCCATTGTCCAGCAGTAAGACGACACACGCCTTGGgcacagtgacagaaatgtagcacATGTCCAGGACAGACAGattcctgaggaagaagtacatgggagtGTGAAGACCCTGGTCAAAGGTGGTTACCGTGACGATCAGAAGGTTCCCCGTCAGGGTCGCCAAGTATATCAGTAGGAACAGCACGGCGTGCGAGGCTCTGAGCTCCAGCACATCTGAAAATCCCAGAAGCACGAATTCAGTCACCATGCTAGAGTCGGAGAGTGTTGGGTACTTTTCTTTGGACATGAGTAGTCCCTAAAGCATGAAAAATCAAAGGATGAAAACAATTAGACTATGTATGTTTATCAATTCCCATGTATCCAATTTTATTCTATCTGGTATTGAGtagtatgaaaaaatatttttttccttcattttccctgCTTATGTGCCTTATTTCCTTGTTTGAAGTGAACAGAGTCTTTAAGAGTTTGTGCAACTATTTGCAAACCTGTTCATAACTTACTATAAAATGAGTATGAGTATCAAAGGTTTGCCTGGAAGATTGAGTTAATATATGTCATTTCTATACATCCTGACTCATTagaagtattttataaatattttcacgTGGTtagtttatgaaaaaaaaaagaatctgactACAGATTGAAGGCTACTCTTTATTAGATACCTCAAAGCTAGACTTACAGTCACAATCCATTCTCAGCATACCAGGCAGAAAAACATTTATGTCAACTTTTACCACTAGGGTTTTGAAACCCATTTCATTTGGAAATTTATCAAGAATTTTTCTAATAGTCTCCTCCTGACCAGCTACATATACTACTTTTTAGCAATTATTACCATGTTCTCtctttattttgatgtttaaATCCTCATCtctcactttcttttaaaatgttttatgaacttctttgtagatttttttctgttccttaccTCATATAGATCCAAAAATCAACTAAGTGAAAATTTAgaaatgcttttatttgtttAGACTGCTATATTTAAtcgaattatttatatattatgcttTTTAACACTCATAACTGAAAATTGAAAAgtttatgtacttttaaaatgaaaatactggtGAGTTAAAAAGCCTCATAGTTTTATTAAGCCGTGAACGTCTATTAAGTGCAAAGCTGAAGCACACATGTCTGAGCCAGTGCCACGCCCGCAGCCCAGCAGTTCTGCCAGGGCTCCTGACCCTGCGCAGCCAGATCGGGCCGCCATGATCCTTCGGACCCCATCTCGGATGGCTGGGTGCCGTGGGCGCCATGAAATCCCTGTTTTGGGGTGACTATTCAGTCCGTGTGATCCAGAGCCGCAACGTCACTCCACTGATAACCAAGGTACTGAACGCTGAGTGGACCGTGAGAACTGTTCCCGACCATTTTGTATATGGCCTTATATGTCCATACTCTTGGTCGCTGCCTGAAAACATGGGATGTCTTCAACTCAGGGATCTTTACTATAATCAAGATTTTAACCCATCTCGTAGAGTAACATATCTGTTCCCCAGCCCAATTCAACATCAACatatccattaaaaaattctaaattattttcttacagcatttaaagaattttgatgcaaaataattcttatatattcactcttcttttcccatttatctGCTAACTTTGGGAAAATGCAGCTCACCGTTTTTAAGGCTGTCACCACCTCTACGTTTATTCTCTTTCCTATTCCACTGATGGCAATTTTCCCCCTTGAGTGCTTTTATACTTTTGACACTTTATTGATAGTGTCATATGATCAATTTGGTTAAAAtgattcctaaaatatttttatgtagctcTGGCAAGGTTATGCCATTTTCATTCTGAAGATTGAGGTCTTTAAAAAACTGTTTAGTTTTTCTTCACAAAAGTTCAAATTTGTCCTGCTGCTATACTGTAGAAATGCAATGAGACTTCACAGTTGGAATGCAAAATCAAAAACCTTTTTTCTCCCACACTAATCAATCTTAGGTTTTAGATCGAATTTCCATGTGGCTGAATAGAAGAGCTGAAACTGTAGCGTTGGGGAAATGTGTCTTACATCCCAGCTCTTCTGAATACTTGCATTGCAGCTATGGGTTGGCTATCAAACACCTTTGAATCATAATTTTCTTGTATAGAAAATGATTTTACTTTTCCCATAAATTTAAcacttgtaaaatatttaaaataaaagaggtctacaaaataactggtcaagaaaaatgaacaagaataGCAAATCACTGAAAAAATTATTAAGCAAGCTGTCCCGTCAgcaatttaaatttttgtatagTACAATTTTGTTTGTATATACCAATTTTAAATCTATGTATATAGTACATAAAACTgtttccaaacaaaaaaaaaagaaaaggaaaacctagCATTCTGACATTGCTAAAGAAACTTTCTCTTAAATAGAAACAGACTTATATAAAATGTCCGTATTTGATTTAGAGATTGAAAACTGAGACCATTAGTCTCCTGAGTGTTTTTCTGTTCAATTCTGCATTTTCTATTCTAATCTCATTTACAGACTTTCTCAAAAACAAGTGAGGAGTGCAGGAGAATCCAGGAGAAATTCATGGAGAAAGGTGAATAGAGGGAAAAATAGATTAGTAACAACAGAGACtcacaaattattttcttagataGTATAAATAAGCCAGAATCTGAAGAAGATGCAAGGTTTCAGTCATTGGCAAGGATGAAGGTACATTTCCTTGAGATGACCGAGTTTCTGATAGGAATTGTTCTGTTTTATAACAAGATCCTCCATGTTTAACTTAAAAGTGTGGGCTTGTCAGTGGCATTAGAGGAAACCCCTGGGAACACAGCTCTGAGCACGCATAATAGCAGGTGTCCAGGGGCAATGCAGGAGACAATTGGTTTTAGAAAGTGAGGGAACCTGAACATATTGTAAATAAACTCAACTATTATGTATCAAGAAATACTAGGATACTTGAACCTGTCAACACACtgataaagatcagagacaaTAATTTGAACAGGAGAGTCTTAGTTCCACTGACATTTTGAGGACTCCTAAGGTGAAATTTTGTGGGTCATGGAGACCAAGGAGCAGAGGAAATGTTCCAGCGTTCCAGCAGCCACCTCATGACCCCGCATGGAAGACAGATCCCGGGGAGGGCTGCCTCCAGGCTTCGTGCGGTGTGAGCACATTGACCCCCGGATCCTCTTCTGCTCCTCCGGAAACCAGCCTCAGCTAGATTCCAGGAAAATGGTGCTCCTCACTCATCCTCAGGGTTTCTGCCTGAAGAATGGAGGCACTTTCACAAGCCAGGACCAAACTCACAGGATTTTTCTAATGGACAAAACAACCCAATTGAATTGTTCAATATGTCAGTGTTTTAAGCCAGCACGGGGGCCCCGGGGCTCCGTGATCCATCATTTCATCACttgcacctcagtttcttcatctcataAGTTTACAGGGTGCCCACCCTTGTTGGCCTCTTGAAATCTTGACACAATGTAATATATACAGAATTCAGATTAGTAACTAACACATGGTACATGTTAGAATATGATAATCTGTTTAGTCTTCACAACTAGATTATTAGTGGATCACTGGGATCTTGTCAGGAAAGTGGAAGCATTTTCCCAAGTTCTCAGAAAAGCTACTTACATTTCTGTTACAGATGCGAGCTAAATGCACCAGTGCTAAGACAACATGCTCTATGTAATATTTATATTGAATTTTGGCACACTGTTGATATgtttgggtatatatatattgtatcatAAGAGTGTTACATTTTATGTGCTAGTGAGGGCTATGAGGATTGTTTTTTTCatctcagaaaagaaaatgggacAAAGCAAACACATACTCTTAAATATAAAAAGGGAATCCAATAAAGATTTTCCACACATATAAAACCAAGCTCATCAAAAAGAATCTCTAAACttaaaatccaaaatgaaaaaaagaagaaaaggaagtaaagtaaaagaaaaataattactgcATATTGAAAAagattcttaataaaataaagtaaattcaaaaaaataaacagtttcAAAAATAGAAAGGTTAAAACAACtggattttgagttttcttttaaaaaagattgagaaaaaaatagtaaagacaGTAGTTGAATGTGCATCAGTGAAAACTAATTTAGCAAGTGGAAGTTAAAGTCAAAGCATATGCCCTGAAtatcatgagaaagaaaaaatatgtgtgtataaaatttaaaaatgaaaaaatacatagagaaaatTATGCAATAATAAAGCATCTGtcccataaaacaaaacaaaaccccactaATTTGAATGATTTGCAGTGCTGGCCAGTGTCAGTTGTGTGAATATCTTCACTATCACTAGATTCACTGACCCTGGAGTTGCCAAAGAGTGACCGCAAGCACCCCCAGCAGCCAGGGCAGCCTGCTCAGCACACCACATGCGACATTCACAGCAGGAGCAAAGAAGACAGGCTAACATGACAAAATGGTAAAAACGATTTCTGAGATAAAAGGAGAACTTGTCTTCAAAGTCACAGAGGTAATCAAGGAACTGGGCTAGCTAAAtcacacagaattttttttaaaatcaaactttGCATGTCATAATAACTGTTATGTAAATTAGTAAATGGTAAAGTATGTAACAGTATGTTATGTAGTAACAGTAAAGAACACAGAAtctatgagaaaagaaacaaaatgcatataAACAAGCTGGATTTGCATCCAATATTATATTAGGCACATTGGATTCTAGAAAGTAGGTAGATTACCAATTCTTTAAGGTAGTAGTGAGAaagtaaagaattaaaatatgagGCATACAAAATGTTAAATGGATTACCACACACAACATTCTAAATTTATTACTGTAGTATTTACACTAGTAAAGAAATAATGTATTGgttgatatttgttttataagaaaGTAAGTTATGTATAGAAACAAGTTAAACTTCTAGTCACACTTAATGTTTCATATAGATTTGTATATGTagcatatttgtaaaatatggtACTAAAATCCTGAATCACTGTAAAAATGGGGGAGcataggaaacaaaaacaaaatgcagcaTATTTCCTTCTGAGGaaaagatgtgtgtgtatgtgtttctgtCTTGCCATGACAAATAAGATTGTAAGTTAAATGGACATCTTCCAAacccaataaaaataaagaattgtaGGCAACACAGATtcaattattcaaataaaaagtaaCACTTTCATGAAAACTGAAcaagatgaaagtacagcacagagaatacagtcaaaATTCTGTAAcgcctttctatgttgacaggtagcaCCTCCAGTAATTAAGtagagcatttaataatgtagataactctCAAACTACCGTTTTGCATGCTTGAAactaatattacattgtatgttattatacttcaaaataaataaataaacaaagaatgttaaacaaatgcaaatgaaatagtaaaaacatgcaaaaatggaTCAAAATGTATAAATGTGACCATGGAAGACTGAATTTGATTGAAAGGTATCAGCATACTGATCAAATTAGTATGATCTAAATACACATTACGTATGGAAGGTGTACTTAAAAATAGATATCCAAGCGCATTCTGGGTGTTGGATAAAGTAAAGGACTGAGTCATGATGTAGCATTTAGTGGAATATAAGCCAAAACACTGAAACAGAAACACATTGGAGGGGAGTTAAATTGAGGAGAATTTTCTGAGAAGGTACAGTTTTTGTAGAGAGAATATATTCTTTAAAGTATTGGTAAAGAATGTAATCCGGAAAGAGAAGTAGAGTTTGTTAGGATTCTTAAAGAATGTGTTGCTGTGTCACCAAAGAGGATGAGATCCCAGAGGCCTGGAGTCCAGACAGTACGATGGAGCAAGGCAAAGATGTTTGGAGCGGCAGGCTAGGGTGGACACTAAAGGGCTCATTCTAGGCAATAGCTATTTCTACTGCATAAGGTTAAAGATTAAGTGAGAAAATCCCAGTGAAGCATCATAACAGGAACAATGAAATCAATTAAAGATACCTACTAAGACTTCAATCAGGTAGCTACTAATTAGAGTAAATCATATCTTTCCTCTAACCCAAGGACAACCAATTGAAAAAGAGTACAAAAAGAAGCCTCCTGCAAAAAGAAACATCatataatacatagaaataaatgtcCCCAAAATGTGCAACTTCAATAACGTAACATTTTCCAAACTCCTCAAAAGGACATAAAAATGTTGAATGGAAGTCTCAGCATAGTAAGCATAAAGAGCTaagattttattcaaaataactgATAATCTAAAAGCAATCCC includes:
- the LOC108391915 gene encoding olfactory receptor 14C36-like, with the protein product MSKEKYPTLSDSSMVTEFVLLGFSDVLELRASHAVLFLLIYLATLTGNLLIVTVTTFDQGLHTPMYFFLRNLSVLDMCYISVTVPKACVVLLLDNGVISVPGCAAQIFLVLVFTLPELLCLTVMACDRYVAVCLPLRYPAVMSPWVCVQMTVASILSAVVNSGFHTGNTFWPSFCQSNVVHQLFRDTPSLLRLSCSDTFSNEIAIFVCSVGIAGGCFAFIAVSYVHIFATVLRAPTGRERGKAFSTCVPQTLVVTVSDSSAAAVRVKPSSTPPTIQDTVTSMLCSIVPPLSNPVIYSLRNQQIKEAVQRTMRFY
- the LOC108391916 gene encoding olfactory receptor 14C36-like: MANSTMVTEFLLMGFAEVLELRVLHALLFLLMYLATLLGNLLIISATTLDQNLHTPMYFFLRNLSILDMSYISVTVPNACVNSLTNKTTISRAGCAAQIFLVIYCAFVELLFLTVMACDRYVAICQPLHYPVIMNHQFCVWTTLVSLLSGLIYAGVHTGNMFRLSFCHNVVYQFFCDVPSLLRLSCSDTFSNELLILISAVGIGGGCFIFIAMSYLCIFSTVLKFPTRERGKAFSTCVPHLLVFSVFLGSGSSVCLRPSEASDTVLDMILSVFYTVVPPLLNPIIYSLRNKHVKGALKKSVRRVFYS